A genomic region of Mus musculus strain C57BL/6J chromosome 7, GRCm38.p6 C57BL/6J contains the following coding sequences:
- the Olfr467 gene encoding olfactory receptor 467 codes for MEPGNHTMVTEFIILGLTENPTLCCIFFVLFLGVYLTTILGNVSIIMLIRRSPQLHTPMYLFLSHLAFVDIGYSSSVTPVMIVSFLRERTAIPVAGCIVQLGSDVVFGTAECFLLAAMAYDRYVAICSPLLYSTLMSPKVCLILLVISYVGGCVNSSSFTSCLLSLTFCGPNKVNHFFCDLPPLVELSCTHVYVAEMSPAISAGSIIVITLFVIIISYVYILHSILRMRSTEGRHKAFSTCTSHLTAVTLFYGTVTFVYVIPESSHSPNKIKVVSVFYTVVIPMLNPLIYSLRNKEVKEAMRKLMA; via the coding sequence ATGGAGCCTGGGAACCACACAATGGTAACAGAGTTCATTATTTTGGGGCTAACTGAGAACCCCACCCTTTGTTGTATCTTCTTTGTGTTGTTCCTGGGTGTCTACCTCACCACCATATTGGGCAATGTCAGCATAATCATGTTGATCAGAAGAAGCCCTCAGCTTCACACCCCAATGTACCTCTTCCTTAGCCACTTGGCCTTTGTGGACATTGGGTACTCCAGCTCAGTCACACCTGTCATGATTGTGAGTTTCCTGAGAGAGAGAACTGCCATCCCTGTGGCTGGCTGCATAGTCCAGCTTGGCTCTGATGTGGTCTTTGGGACTGCTGAGTGCTTCCTGTTGGCTGCCATGGCCTATGATCGCTATGTAGCCATCTGCTCACCCCTGCTCTACTCCACTCTCATGTCTCCCAAGGTCTGCCTCATCTTATTGGTTATTTCCTATGTGGGTGGATGTGTAAATTCTTCATCATTCACCAGCTGTTTGCTGAGTCTGACTTTTTGTGGACCAAATAAAGTCAACCATTTCTTCTGTGACCTCCCACCACTGGTGGAGCTGTCCTGTACCCATGTTTATGTTGCTGAAATGTCTCCTGCCATCTCAGCAGGCTCCATCATCGTCATCACCCTGTTCGTAATCATTATTTCATATGTCTACATCCTTCACTCCATCCTCAGGATGCGCTCTACTGAGGGCAGGCACAAGGCCTTCTCCACCTgcacctcccacctcactgcaGTCACCTTGTTTTATGGGACAGTTACATTTGTTTATGTCATACCAGAATCAAGCCATTCACCAAACAAAATTAAAGTGGTGTCTGTGTTCTACACAGTGGTGATCCCCATGCTGAATCCCTTGATCTACAGTCTGAGGAACAAGGAGGTAAAAGAGGCCATGAGGAAATTGATGGCATGA
- the Olfr469 gene encoding olfactory receptor 469: protein MAFLEDANHTAVTEFILLGLTDDPVLKVVLFSIILCIYLVTVSGNLSTILLIRVSSQLHHPMYFFLSHLASVDVGYSSTVTPKMLANFLVERSTISYLGCTIQLFSGAFFGTLECFLLATMAYDRFIAICNPLLYSTKMSTQVCIQLLVGSYIGGFLNASSFLLSFFPLLFCGPNRVNHFFCDLAPLIELSCSGSNVPIVPASFCSAFVIIVTVFVIAISYTYILITILKMRSTEGRQKAFSTCTSHLTAVTLFYGTITFIYVMPKSSFSTDQNKVVSVFYMVVIPMLNPLIYSLRNNEIKGALKRQLARKIFS from the coding sequence ATGGCTTTCCTGGAGGATGCGAACCACACTGCAGTGACAGAGTTCATTTTATTGGGTTTAACAGATGACCCAGTCCTTAAAGTTGTCCTCTTCAGCATCATCCTGTGCATCTACCTGGTGACTGTGTCTGGGAACCTCAGCACCATCCTTCTCATCAGAGTCTCTTCCCAGCTCCATCACCCCATGTACTTTTTTCTCAGCCACTTGGCTTCTGTTGACGTAGGCTACTCATCTACTGTCACACCCAAAATGCTTGCCAACTTCCTGGTGGAGAGAAGCACAATCTCCTACCTTGGGTGTACCATCCAGCTTTTCTCAGGTGCTTTTTTTGGGACACTTGAGTGCTTCCTTCTGGCCACCATGGCTTATGATCGTTTTATAGCAATCTGCAACCCATTGCTTTATTCCACCAAAATGTCCACACAAGTCTGTATCCAGTTGCTTGTAGGATCTTATATTGGTGGGTTTCTTAatgcttcctcctttctcctttccttctttcctcttctcttctgtggACCAAATAGAGTCAATCACTTTTTCTGTGATTTGGCTCCTTTGATAGAGCTCTCCTGTTCAGGTAGCAATGTCCCCATAGTTCCTGCCTCATTTTGTTCTGCCTTTGTCATTATAGTCACAGTATTTGTTATAGCCATCTCCTACACCTACATCCTCATCACCATCCTGAAGATGCGCTCCACTGAGGGCCGACAGAAGGCCTTCTCCACCTGCACTTCCCACCTCACTGCAGTCACTCTGTTCTATGGGACCATAACATTCATTTATGTGATGCCCAAATCAAGCTTCTCCACTGACCAGAACAAGGTGGTGTCTGTGTTCTACATGGTTGTGATCCCCATGTTGAACCCCCTCATCTACAGCCTCAGAAACAATGAGATTAAGGGTGCTCTGAAGAGACAGCTTGCTAGGAAAATATTCTCTTAA
- the Olfr470 gene encoding olfactory receptor 470 produces MAFLEDGNHTAVTEFVLFGLTDDPVLRVILFIIFLCIYLVNVSGNLSTILLIRVSSQLHHPMYFFLSHLASVDVGYSSTVTPKMLANFLLERSTISYLGCTIQLFSGAFVGTLECFLLATMAYDRFIAICNPLLYSTKMSTQVCIQLLVGSYIGGFLNASSFLLSFFPLLFCGPNRVNHYSCDLTPLIELSCSGSNVPIVPASFCSAFVIIVTVSVIAISYTYILITILKMRSTEGRQKAFSTCTSHLTAVTLYYGTVTFIYVMPKSSYSTDQNKVVSVFYTVVIPMLNPIIYSLRNNEIKGALKRQLARKIFS; encoded by the coding sequence ATGGCTTTCCTGGAGGATGGGAACCACACTGCAGTGACAGAGTTCGTTTTATTTGGATTAACAGATGATCCAGTTCTTAGAGTCATCCTCTTCATCATCTTCCTGTGCATCTACCTGGTGAATGTGTCTGGGAACCTCAGCACCATCCTTCTCATCAGAGTCTCTTCCCAGCTCCATCACCCCATGTACTTTTTTCTCAGCCACTTGGCTTCTGTTGACGTAGGCTACTCATCTACTGTCACACCCAAAATGCTTGCCAACTTCCTGCTGGAGAGAAGCACAATCTCCTACCTTGGGTGTACCATCCAGCTTTTCTCAGGTGCTTTTGTTGGGACACTTGAGTGCTTCCTTCTGGCCACCATGGCTTATGATCGTTTTATAGCAATCTGCAACCCATTGCTTTATTCCACCAAAATGTCCACACAAGTCTGTATCCAGTTGCTTGTAGGATCTTATATTGGTGGGTTTCTTAatgcttcctcctttctcctttccttctttcctcttctcttctgtggACCAAATAGAGTCAATCACTATTCCTGTGATTTGACTCCTTTGATAGAGCTCTCCTGTTCAGGTAGCAATGTCCCCATAGTTCCTGCCTCATTTTGCTCTGCCTTTGTCATTATAGTCACAGTGTCTGTCATAGCCATCTCCTACACCTACATCCTCATCACCATCCTGAAGATGCGCTCCACTGAGGGCCGACAGAAGGCCTTCTCCACCTGCACTTCCCACCTCACTGCAGTGACTCTCTATTATGGAACTGTCACATTCATTTATGTGATGCCCAAATCCAGCTACTCCACGGACCAGAACAAGGTGGTGTCTGTGTTCTACACAGTGGTAATCCCAATGTTGAACCCCATCATCTACAGCCTCAGGAACAATGAGATTAAGGGTGCTCTGAAGAGACAGCTTGCTAGGAAAATATTCTCTTAA